A region of Dermabacter vaginalis DNA encodes the following proteins:
- the cimA gene encoding citramalate synthase: protein MFHLYDTTLRDGSQQEGLTLSVEDKLQVARLLDELGVTYIEGGWPGAVPKDTEFFARATSELSLANARLAAFGATRKKDSVAKDDPQLQALVDSGAPTVTLVAKADLRHVEAALRTSAEENLAMVRESIEFLRGCDREVFIDAEHFFDGYAHDADYAVSVVAEALRAGAAMVILCDTNGGMLPHQVSAIYADVRARLEGEGLDPDLLGAHMHNDSGCAIANTIAAVEAGAVHVQGCVNGYGERTGNADLIPVLANLQLKLGRTLVTDEQLGDATRIAHAIAEVVNIPAPARAPYVGASAFAHKAGLHASAIRVDPDLYQHMDPTVVGNDMRMIISDMAGKASIELKGRELGYDLSGEDAILARLADTVKGREAEGYSYEAADASFEMLVLHVLGDLPTYVEVESWRTSSHQFRDGTLESEATVRLSTAPDHRSVTIAEGNGPVNALDKALREALMDTYPQIASFALVDFKVRILDSQQGTDATTRVLVTSQAPFGRFTTVGVGPNIIEASWEALFDAYWYGLHKLRVAPARESGESY from the coding sequence GTGTTTCACCTCTACGACACGACTCTTCGCGACGGCTCCCAGCAGGAGGGCCTCACGCTGAGTGTTGAGGACAAGCTCCAGGTTGCGAGGCTCCTCGACGAGCTCGGCGTGACCTACATCGAGGGTGGCTGGCCGGGTGCGGTTCCGAAGGACACCGAGTTCTTCGCGCGTGCCACAAGCGAGCTTTCGCTCGCGAATGCGCGCCTCGCGGCCTTCGGTGCGACCCGCAAAAAGGATTCCGTGGCGAAGGACGACCCTCAGCTGCAGGCGCTCGTGGATTCGGGTGCCCCGACGGTCACGCTCGTCGCGAAAGCCGATCTGCGGCACGTCGAGGCGGCGCTTCGCACGAGCGCCGAGGAGAACCTCGCGATGGTACGCGAGAGCATCGAGTTCCTTCGCGGGTGCGACCGCGAGGTGTTTATCGATGCCGAGCATTTTTTCGACGGCTACGCGCACGATGCCGACTATGCCGTGAGCGTTGTGGCCGAGGCCCTGCGCGCGGGGGCCGCGATGGTGATCCTGTGCGACACGAACGGCGGCATGCTCCCGCATCAGGTGAGCGCAATTTACGCGGATGTGCGAGCGCGGCTCGAGGGAGAAGGGCTCGATCCGGATCTCCTCGGCGCCCACATGCACAACGATTCGGGATGCGCGATCGCGAATACGATCGCCGCCGTCGAGGCCGGCGCGGTGCACGTGCAGGGCTGCGTGAACGGCTACGGTGAACGCACGGGCAACGCCGACCTCATTCCGGTTCTCGCGAATCTGCAGCTCAAGCTCGGCCGCACGCTCGTGACGGACGAGCAGCTCGGTGACGCCACGCGGATCGCGCACGCCATCGCAGAGGTCGTGAACATTCCCGCTCCGGCGCGAGCCCCGTACGTAGGGGCGAGCGCTTTTGCCCATAAGGCCGGCCTCCACGCTAGCGCGATCCGAGTTGATCCCGACCTGTATCAGCACATGGATCCCACGGTCGTGGGCAACGACATGCGCATGATCATCTCCGACATGGCGGGCAAGGCCTCGATCGAACTCAAGGGCCGCGAGCTCGGCTACGACCTCTCGGGCGAAGACGCGATTCTTGCGAGGCTCGCGGACACCGTCAAGGGCCGCGAGGCCGAGGGGTACAGTTACGAGGCTGCCGACGCCTCCTTCGAAATGCTCGTGCTCCATGTGCTCGGGGACTTGCCCACCTACGTTGAGGTCGAGTCGTGGCGCACGTCGTCGCATCAGTTCCGCGATGGCACTCTCGAATCGGAAGCGACGGTGCGCCTGAGTACGGCACCCGATCACCGCAGCGTGACGATCGCCGAGGGCAACGGCCCCGTGAACGCGCTCGATAAAGCGCTGCGAGAAGCGCTCATGGATACCTACCCCCAGATCGCGTCCTTCGCGCTCGTGGACTTCAAGGTACGCATCCTCGATAGCCAGCAGGGAACGGATGCGACAACCCGCGTTCTTGTCACGAGCCAGGCGCCGTTTGGTCGTTTCACGACGGTGGGCGTGGGCCCGAACATTATCGAGGCCTCGTGGGAGGCGCTTTTCGACGCTTATTGGTACGGCTTGCACAAGCTCCGTGTGGCCCCAGCGCGCGAAAGCGGAGAATCGTACTAG
- a CDS encoding branched-chain amino acid aminotransferase — translation MGEYRASSAPRRISSEERERILRDPGFGDNFTDYMAHQRWTETEGWGEGEILPYGPLSLEPAAAVFHYAQEIFEGLKAFRHADGSVWTFRPEKNAVRIQNSARRLALPEISTEDFLASLRAVVSADEPWVPTGGETSLYLRPFMFASENFLGVRAAHTVDYYVIASPAGNYFPRGIQPLVVWVSPLAARAGRGGTGFAKCGGNYASSLQGKYEAARSGADEVMFLDSETHTNIDELSGMNIFVVYADGRIVTPTLTGSILPGVTRDSILTLAADRGLRPSEESVNYANLTADIAEGRVTEMFACGTAAVINPIGELRDENSTWTIGDGGSGDVTMALREELTGIQYGRIEDRHGWLTRLV, via the coding sequence ATGGGTGAGTACCGCGCAAGTTCGGCTCCGCGTCGAATCTCGAGTGAGGAGCGCGAGCGAATTCTCCGCGACCCTGGCTTTGGCGACAATTTCACCGACTACATGGCCCACCAGCGCTGGACCGAGACCGAGGGGTGGGGGGAAGGAGAGATTCTCCCGTACGGCCCCCTTTCGCTCGAGCCCGCCGCGGCTGTTTTCCATTACGCTCAGGAAATTTTCGAAGGCCTCAAGGCCTTCCGCCACGCCGACGGAAGCGTGTGGACGTTCCGTCCCGAGAAGAACGCCGTGCGCATTCAGAACTCGGCTCGGCGCCTCGCCTTGCCGGAGATTTCAACCGAGGACTTCCTCGCGTCCCTTCGCGCGGTCGTGAGCGCCGATGAGCCCTGGGTTCCCACGGGTGGCGAGACGAGCCTCTACCTTCGACCGTTCATGTTTGCCTCGGAAAACTTCCTCGGCGTGCGCGCCGCGCACACCGTCGACTACTACGTGATCGCCTCGCCCGCAGGCAACTACTTCCCGCGCGGCATTCAACCGCTCGTCGTGTGGGTCTCGCCCCTCGCGGCACGTGCCGGCCGCGGCGGCACTGGTTTTGCGAAGTGCGGCGGTAACTACGCGAGCTCTCTCCAGGGCAAGTACGAAGCTGCCCGGTCAGGCGCCGATGAGGTCATGTTCCTCGATTCGGAGACCCATACGAACATCGATGAGCTTTCCGGCATGAACATCTTCGTGGTGTACGCCGATGGCCGTATCGTGACCCCGACCCTCACCGGTTCGATCCTCCCCGGGGTCACACGCGATTCGATCCTCACGCTGGCGGCTGATCGGGGGCTTCGCCCGAGCGAAGAATCCGTGAACTATGCGAACCTCACGGCCGATATTGCCGAAGGGCGCGTGACCGAAATGTTCGCGTGCGGCACGGCCGCCGTGATCAACCCGATCGGCGAGCTACGCGATGAAAATTCCACGTGGACGATCGGCGATGGCGGTAGTGGTGATGTCACGATGGCGCTTCGCGAGGAGCTCACGGGAATCCAGTACGGCCGTATCGAGGACCGTCACGGCTGGCTCACGCGACTCGTCTAG
- a CDS encoding 3-isopropylmalate dehydrogenase, producing MNTLDLAVIPGDGIGQEVVPEGLKVLRAALEGTGRDLVTTNYNLGASRWHETGETLTDADLASLKCHDALLLGAVGDPSVPSGVLERGLLLKLRFAFEHYVNLRPTTLFPHVDSPLANPGAVDFVVVREGTEGAYVGAGGALREGGVHEVATEVSINTAHGVERVVRYAFDLARKRRKKLTLVHKHNVLVHAGRLWKRIVEEIAPEYSDVEVDYSHIDAMMIYLVQDPSRFDVIVTDNLFGDIITDLAGAISGGIGLAASGNLNPSGEFPSMFEPVHGSAPDIAGKGIANPAATILSVALLLESIGEDDAARRVREAVTEDLANNPDSARSCAEIGDVIAKAVREKGSSDS from the coding sequence ATGAACACACTCGACCTCGCCGTGATCCCCGGAGACGGGATCGGCCAGGAAGTTGTTCCCGAGGGCCTCAAGGTGCTTCGGGCGGCACTCGAGGGCACTGGACGCGACCTCGTCACGACCAACTACAATCTCGGCGCGAGCCGCTGGCATGAGACCGGTGAGACGCTCACGGATGCGGACCTCGCCTCGCTCAAGTGTCACGACGCCTTGCTGCTGGGTGCCGTCGGAGATCCGAGCGTGCCTTCGGGTGTGCTCGAGCGAGGGCTCCTCCTCAAGTTGCGTTTCGCGTTCGAGCACTACGTGAACCTTCGCCCCACGACCCTCTTCCCGCACGTGGATTCTCCGCTCGCGAATCCTGGCGCGGTCGACTTTGTCGTCGTGCGTGAGGGAACCGAGGGGGCTTACGTGGGTGCTGGCGGCGCGCTCCGCGAAGGCGGGGTGCATGAGGTCGCGACCGAGGTGTCAATTAATACCGCCCACGGGGTCGAACGCGTTGTGCGCTACGCATTCGACCTCGCACGAAAGCGCCGAAAGAAACTCACGCTCGTGCATAAGCACAACGTGCTCGTGCACGCCGGCCGCTTGTGGAAGCGCATCGTTGAGGAGATCGCCCCCGAGTATTCGGACGTCGAGGTGGATTACTCCCATATCGATGCGATGATGATCTATCTCGTGCAGGATCCTTCGCGTTTCGATGTCATCGTGACCGACAACCTCTTTGGCGACATCATCACCGACCTCGCGGGCGCGATCTCAGGGGGCATCGGCCTTGCGGCCTCCGGCAACCTCAATCCTTCCGGCGAGTTCCCCTCGATGTTTGAACCCGTGCACGGCAGCGCCCCCGATATCGCGGGCAAGGGCATCGCGAATCCCGCCGCGACGATCCTTTCCGTAGCGCTCCTTCTCGAGTCGATCGGTGAGGACGATGCCGCGCGCAGGGTTCGAGAAGCTGTCACCGAGGATCTCGCGAACAATCCGGACTCCGCGCGATCGTGCGCCGAGATCGGAGACGTGATCGCGAAAGCGGTGCGAGAAAAGGGGAGCTCGGACTCGTAA
- the ilvC gene encoding ketol-acid reductoisomerase, translating to MAEMFYDDNADLAVIQSKKVGIVGFGSQGHAHALNLRDSGVEVRVGLKEGSKSRTKAEEQGFAVDTVAEVAKWADVLMILAPDQHQAEIYENEIAGNLESGNALFFAHGFNIRFNYIEAPKGVDVALVAPKGPGHTVRREFVAGRGVPCIVAVENDESGEAWPLALSYTKAVGGLRAGAIKTTFTEETETDLFGEQAVLCGGMSHLVQAGFETLTEAGYQPEIAYFEVLHELKLIVDLMIEGGIAKQRWSISDTAEFGDYVSGPRVVDEHVKASMKTVLDDIQNGSFAKRFVDDQKAGATEFTKLRAREQEHPIEKVGKELRTMFSWSAEQLDSDYTEGTAER from the coding sequence GTGGCGGAAATGTTTTATGACGACAATGCCGATCTCGCAGTGATCCAGTCGAAAAAGGTTGGCATCGTAGGCTTCGGCTCGCAGGGCCACGCTCATGCCCTCAACCTCCGCGACTCGGGCGTCGAGGTGCGAGTGGGCCTCAAGGAAGGGTCCAAGTCGCGCACCAAGGCTGAAGAACAAGGCTTCGCCGTTGACACGGTTGCGGAGGTGGCGAAGTGGGCCGATGTCCTCATGATTCTCGCGCCCGATCAGCACCAGGCGGAGATCTACGAAAACGAGATCGCGGGCAACCTCGAAAGCGGCAACGCGCTCTTCTTTGCCCACGGATTCAATATCCGCTTCAACTACATCGAGGCACCGAAGGGCGTGGACGTTGCGCTCGTTGCCCCGAAAGGCCCGGGACACACCGTTCGCCGCGAGTTCGTCGCAGGGCGCGGCGTGCCCTGCATCGTTGCGGTGGAGAATGACGAATCGGGCGAGGCCTGGCCGCTCGCGCTCTCATATACGAAGGCCGTCGGCGGGCTTCGTGCGGGCGCGATCAAGACGACGTTCACCGAGGAGACCGAGACCGACCTCTTTGGCGAGCAGGCCGTTCTGTGCGGCGGCATGAGCCACCTCGTGCAGGCAGGCTTCGAAACCCTCACCGAAGCGGGCTACCAGCCCGAGATCGCCTACTTCGAAGTGCTCCACGAGCTCAAGCTCATCGTTGACCTCATGATCGAGGGCGGAATCGCCAAGCAGCGCTGGTCCATTTCCGATACCGCCGAGTTCGGCGACTATGTGTCGGGCCCGCGAGTCGTAGACGAGCACGTCAAGGCTTCCATGAAAACCGTTCTCGACGACATCCAAAACGGCAGCTTCGCGAAACGCTTTGTTGACGATCAGAAGGCGGGAGCGACCGAATTTACGAAACTGCGCGCACGCGAGCAGGAGCACCCGATCGAGAAGGTTGGCAAAGAACTTCGCACGATGTTCTCGTGGAGCGCCGAGCAGCTCGATTCCGACTACACCGAGGGTACGGCGGAACGCTGA
- the ilvN gene encoding acetolactate synthase small subunit: protein MDFSRDPEKNHTLSVLVENKPGVLTRVSALFARRGYNIASLAVGPTEHEGISRITVVVEVDQMPLEQITKQLNKLVNVLKIVQLEPRQSVERELVLVKVKANNQTRTSVLEIVQMFRAKVVDAASDSVSIEATGSADKLAALLSMLEQFGVKEIVKSGAVAIGRGPRSITDRALLG, encoded by the coding sequence ATGGACTTTTCGCGCGACCCGGAAAAGAACCACACGCTGTCCGTTCTCGTGGAGAACAAACCCGGCGTGCTGACGCGCGTCTCGGCACTCTTCGCGCGGCGCGGCTACAACATCGCCTCGCTTGCCGTGGGTCCCACGGAGCACGAAGGAATCTCGCGCATTACGGTTGTTGTGGAGGTGGATCAAATGCCGCTTGAGCAGATCACGAAGCAGCTCAACAAGCTCGTGAACGTGCTCAAGATCGTGCAGCTTGAACCAAGGCAGTCGGTTGAGCGTGAGCTCGTGCTCGTGAAGGTGAAGGCCAATAACCAGACCCGCACGTCCGTGCTCGAAATCGTGCAAATGTTCCGTGCCAAGGTCGTCGATGCGGCGTCCGATTCCGTTTCGATCGAGGCGACGGGGTCGGCGGATAAGCTTGCGGCGCTGTTGTCCATGCTCGAGCAGTTCGGCGTCAAAGAAATCGTGAAGTCGGGGGCCGTCGCGATTGGTCGCGGCCCGCGCTCGATCACTGATCGCGCGCTACTCGGCTAG
- a CDS encoding acetolactate synthase large subunit, whose amino-acid sequence MTETVTGAQSLIMSLEAAGAEVVFGLPGGAILPTYDPLLDAQHLRHILVRHEQGAGHAASGYAHATGRVGVCIATSGPGATNLITAIADAQMDSIPMVVITGQVGSSFIGTDAFQEADIVGMTMPVTKHNILVKSAEEIPLAIKQAFHLASTGRPGVVLVDVTKDAQQAETVFEWPEELNLPGYRVPGRPNGKKIREAVDLLLRAKRPVFLLGGGVLRSGASEEVRALVEEANAPFVTTLMARGALPDSHPQHLGMPGMHGDVAAVASLQRSDLIIALGARFDDRVTGKLDSFAPGAKVVHADIDPAEISKNRVADVPIVGDAADVARALRAELSDCLAEDDPRDYEAWWQLMRGLRENYPLGWTATADGYTAPQHVISRISAISGPASIFVAGVGQHQMWSSQFIDFEEPYSWINSGGLGTMGYSLPAAMGAKVGQPRKVVWSIDGDGCFQMTNQELATCVLNDIPVKVAVINNSSLGMVRQWQNLFYDQRFSNTDLNTGHGTRRIPDFVKLAEAYGAVGLRCERDEDIDRVIGEAMAINDRPVVVDFQVSADAMVWPMVPAGVSNDEIQIAQGMTPEWEREI is encoded by the coding sequence ATGACTGAAACGGTCACGGGAGCGCAATCGCTCATTATGTCGCTCGAGGCGGCGGGAGCGGAGGTCGTGTTCGGCCTCCCCGGCGGCGCTATTTTGCCCACCTACGATCCGCTACTCGATGCACAGCACCTTCGGCACATTCTCGTGCGCCACGAACAGGGGGCTGGCCACGCGGCGAGCGGATACGCCCATGCGACGGGCAGGGTCGGGGTGTGCATCGCCACCTCTGGTCCCGGCGCAACGAATCTCATCACCGCGATCGCTGATGCACAGATGGATTCGATCCCCATGGTGGTCATCACCGGTCAGGTGGGTTCGAGTTTTATTGGCACGGACGCGTTTCAAGAGGCCGACATCGTGGGCATGACCATGCCCGTGACGAAGCACAACATCCTCGTGAAAAGCGCGGAGGAGATCCCGCTCGCGATCAAGCAGGCTTTCCATCTCGCCTCGACGGGCAGGCCTGGAGTCGTGCTCGTAGACGTGACGAAAGACGCGCAGCAGGCCGAGACCGTGTTCGAGTGGCCCGAAGAGCTGAATCTGCCCGGCTATCGCGTTCCGGGCCGCCCCAACGGAAAGAAGATCCGCGAGGCTGTTGACCTGCTTCTTCGCGCTAAGCGGCCCGTCTTTCTGCTTGGCGGCGGTGTGCTCCGCTCTGGCGCAAGCGAGGAAGTGCGCGCGCTTGTGGAAGAGGCGAACGCTCCGTTCGTGACGACGCTTATGGCACGCGGAGCGCTTCCCGATTCGCATCCGCAGCATCTCGGTATGCCCGGTATGCACGGCGATGTCGCAGCCGTGGCGTCGCTCCAGCGCAGTGACCTTATCATCGCGCTCGGCGCGCGCTTTGACGACCGTGTCACGGGCAAACTCGATTCCTTCGCCCCCGGTGCGAAAGTCGTGCACGCCGATATCGACCCGGCCGAGATCTCGAAGAATCGCGTCGCCGACGTCCCGATCGTGGGCGATGCTGCCGATGTCGCGCGTGCTCTTCGTGCAGAGCTGAGCGATTGCCTCGCCGAGGACGACCCGCGCGACTATGAGGCCTGGTGGCAGCTCATGAGGGGGCTTCGCGAGAACTATCCGCTCGGATGGACCGCGACGGCCGACGGCTACACGGCGCCGCAGCACGTCATCTCCCGGATCAGCGCGATCAGTGGACCCGCGTCGATCTTCGTTGCCGGCGTGGGCCAGCATCAAATGTGGTCGAGTCAGTTCATCGACTTCGAGGAGCCGTACTCGTGGATCAACTCGGGTGGTCTTGGCACGATGGGCTACTCGCTCCCCGCAGCGATGGGGGCGAAAGTTGGCCAACCGCGCAAGGTTGTGTGGTCGATCGATGGTGATGGCTGTTTCCAGATGACGAATCAGGAGCTTGCGACGTGCGTTCTCAACGACATCCCCGTGAAGGTCGCGGTGATCAATAATTCCTCGCTCGGCATGGTGCGCCAGTGGCAGAACCTGTTCTACGACCAGCGATTCTCGAACACCGACCTCAACACCGGTCACGGAACCCGACGCATTCCCGATTTTGTGAAGCTCGCCGAGGCGTACGGCGCGGTGGGCCTGCGCTGTGAGCGCGATGAGGATATTGACCGGGTGATTGGCGAGGCAATGGCGATCAACGATCGCCCCGTCGTGGTCGATTTTCAGGTGAGTGCTGACGCGATGGTGTGGCCCATGGTGCCCGCTGGCGTGAGCAATGACGAGATTCAAATTGCGCAGGGGATGACGCCCGAATGGGAGAGGGAGATCTGA
- the ilvD gene encoding dihydroxy-acid dehydratase — translation MPHLRSRTSTHGRNMAGARALWRATGMGSNDFGKPIIAIANSYTQFVPGHVHLKNVGEMVAESIREAGGVSKEFDTIAVDDGIAMGHQGMLYSLPSRDVIADSVEYMVNAHCADALVCISNCDKITPGMLMAAMRLNIPVVFVSGGPMEAGKPVEGVIDHKIDLVDAMSYAVDEAVSDDQLAQIENNACPTCGSCSGMFTANSMNCLTEALGLSLPGNGTTLATHAFRRNLFVEAGTRIVELCRRYYDNDDESVLPRAVATKAAFTNAMSLDVAMGGSTNTVLHILAAAIEGEVDFTLEDIDRISRNVPCLSKVAPNGFAHVEDVHRAGGIPAILGELDRAGLLDHSVHAIHADSLAEWLAHWDIRGGEAADEAFTLFSAAPGGKRTTVPFSQDMRWEELDLDSEGGVIRSVPFAHTKDGGLCVLRGNLAAEGAVIKSAGIDEELFHFEGRAFVVESQEEAVQRVLDKSVKEGDVVVIQFEGPQGGPGMQEMLYPTSYLKGRGLGKACALITDGRFSGGTSGISIGHISPEAAEGGAIGLVETGDRIVIDVHRRELTLDVPEEELERRREARGPLPWRPKNRRREVSQALKVYAHHVRSATFGATRRPLP, via the coding sequence ATGCCACATCTTCGTTCACGTACCTCAACTCACGGCCGCAACATGGCGGGAGCTCGCGCGCTGTGGCGCGCGACCGGCATGGGCTCGAACGACTTCGGTAAGCCGATCATCGCGATCGCGAACTCGTACACGCAGTTCGTTCCCGGGCACGTTCACCTCAAAAACGTTGGCGAGATGGTCGCTGAATCCATTCGCGAGGCCGGGGGAGTGTCGAAGGAATTCGACACCATCGCGGTCGATGACGGTATCGCGATGGGGCACCAGGGGATGCTGTACTCGCTCCCGAGCCGCGACGTGATTGCCGACAGCGTGGAGTACATGGTCAACGCGCACTGCGCGGACGCCCTCGTGTGCATCTCTAATTGCGACAAGATCACGCCGGGCATGCTCATGGCCGCCATGCGGCTCAACATTCCCGTGGTTTTTGTTTCGGGCGGCCCCATGGAGGCCGGCAAGCCCGTGGAAGGCGTGATCGACCACAAGATTGACCTCGTTGATGCGATGAGCTACGCGGTCGATGAGGCGGTGAGTGATGATCAACTCGCACAGATTGAAAACAACGCGTGCCCTACGTGCGGCTCGTGCTCGGGCATGTTCACGGCCAACTCGATGAATTGCTTGACCGAGGCCCTTGGCCTCTCGCTCCCAGGCAACGGCACGACGCTCGCGACTCACGCTTTTCGCCGCAACCTCTTCGTGGAGGCGGGCACGCGCATTGTGGAACTGTGTCGGCGCTACTACGACAATGACGACGAGAGCGTGCTTCCCCGCGCTGTCGCCACGAAGGCGGCCTTCACGAATGCGATGAGCCTCGATGTGGCGATGGGGGGCTCAACCAACACCGTGCTGCACATCCTCGCGGCCGCAATCGAGGGCGAAGTGGACTTCACGCTCGAGGATATCGACCGGATTTCGCGCAACGTTCCGTGCCTATCGAAGGTGGCGCCGAACGGCTTTGCACACGTCGAGGATGTTCACCGTGCAGGTGGTATCCCCGCAATCCTCGGCGAGCTTGATCGCGCGGGCCTCCTTGATCATTCGGTACATGCGATTCACGCTGATTCACTCGCCGAGTGGCTCGCCCACTGGGATATTCGCGGGGGTGAGGCGGCCGATGAAGCCTTTACCCTCTTTAGCGCCGCGCCCGGCGGAAAGCGCACAACGGTGCCGTTCAGTCAGGATATGCGCTGGGAAGAGCTGGATCTCGATTCCGAGGGTGGCGTGATCCGTTCCGTTCCGTTCGCCCACACGAAGGACGGCGGACTATGCGTGCTTCGGGGAAACCTCGCCGCCGAAGGTGCGGTCATCAAGAGCGCGGGGATTGACGAGGAGCTTTTTCACTTCGAGGGGCGCGCTTTCGTGGTCGAATCCCAGGAAGAAGCCGTTCAACGCGTTCTCGATAAGTCCGTCAAAGAGGGCGATGTCGTTGTCATCCAGTTCGAGGGCCCTCAGGGAGGCCCCGGGATGCAGGAGATGCTTTATCCAACCTCCTACCTCAAGGGGCGTGGGCTCGGCAAGGCCTGCGCGCTTATCACCGACGGTCGATTCTCGGGCGGCACCTCGGGGATCTCGATCGGGCACATTTCGCCGGAAGCGGCCGAGGGCGGGGCGATTGGCCTTGTCGAAACAGGCGATCGGATCGTGATTGATGTCCACAGGCGCGAGCTCACGCTCGACGTCCCCGAGGAGGAGCTTGAGCGCCGTCGCGAGGCGCGCGGCCCGCTCCCGTGGCGACCGAAGAATCGCCGCCGCGAGGTGAGTCAGGCGCTCAAGGTTTACGCCCACCACGTGCGCTCGGCCACGTTTGGGGCAACGCGCAGGCCGCTGCCGTAA
- a CDS encoding alanine/glycine:cation symporter family protein, producing the protein MHSSGAIDQFLNTYFAPFADFLSAIVFFAPTIAGVEVPIIVLWLVAAAIFLTVWLRFQPITGFAHSIDVIRGKFTRKTDPGEVSSFQALATELSGTVGLGNIAGVAVAISVGGPGAALWIVLFGCLAMSVKMAEATLGVKYREIDEDGHTHGGPMYYLKHGLAEIGFKKFGIVLSFMYAAFTLIGVFGAGNLFQSNQGAAILSDQLGIAFLQDNRWVIGAIMAALAALVIVGGIQSIGTWTARITPLMAIVYFLCVLTIIVMNIQAVPEAVVKIITTATTGEGVTGGAIGVAIVGIQRALFSNAAGVGSAGMAHSASKTKEPATEGFTAMWEPLVDSVIVCTLTAIAITVTGVYTDSSGDGIVMTATAFGTVASWFPYILTVAVALFAFSTILSYYYYGNLAAEFLFGRSTFVKRAFQIVWILAVILGSAVSMDAVINFSDAVFFLMTIPNLLGIYFLAKVVRYEILRHKVKLETGAIAVVHPDLAVGMGDHEPTEEQVAEARALEEQEQADYEALKQRLADDPDWPHREG; encoded by the coding sequence ATGCACAGTTCTGGTGCGATCGACCAGTTCTTAAATACGTACTTTGCCCCCTTTGCGGACTTCCTGTCGGCAATCGTGTTCTTCGCCCCGACTATCGCGGGTGTCGAGGTCCCGATCATTGTGCTGTGGCTCGTCGCGGCCGCCATCTTCCTCACGGTGTGGCTGCGCTTCCAGCCCATCACGGGCTTTGCGCACTCGATTGACGTGATTCGAGGAAAATTCACGCGCAAGACTGATCCTGGTGAGGTGAGTTCGTTCCAGGCGCTCGCGACCGAGCTTTCGGGCACCGTTGGTCTCGGCAACATCGCGGGTGTCGCGGTGGCGATTTCGGTTGGTGGCCCTGGCGCGGCCCTGTGGATCGTGCTCTTCGGCTGCCTTGCGATGAGTGTGAAGATGGCCGAGGCGACCCTCGGCGTGAAGTACCGCGAAATCGATGAGGATGGCCACACTCACGGTGGCCCCATGTATTACCTCAAGCACGGTCTTGCCGAAATTGGCTTCAAAAAGTTTGGCATCGTGCTGTCGTTTATGTACGCGGCGTTCACCCTCATCGGTGTGTTCGGTGCAGGCAACCTCTTCCAGTCGAATCAGGGCGCGGCGATTCTCAGCGATCAGCTCGGAATTGCCTTCCTCCAAGACAACCGTTGGGTGATCGGCGCGATCATGGCGGCGCTTGCAGCGCTCGTGATCGTTGGTGGCATCCAATCGATCGGCACGTGGACGGCGCGCATCACCCCGCTCATGGCGATCGTGTACTTCCTTTGCGTTCTCACGATCATCGTGATGAACATTCAGGCTGTTCCGGAGGCGGTCGTCAAGATTATTACGACGGCGACAACCGGCGAGGGCGTGACCGGTGGCGCGATCGGCGTGGCTATCGTTGGTATTCAGCGTGCGCTGTTCTCAAACGCCGCCGGTGTGGGTTCCGCGGGCATGGCGCACTCGGCCTCGAAAACCAAGGAGCCGGCAACCGAGGGCTTCACCGCGATGTGGGAGCCTCTCGTGGACTCGGTCATCGTGTGTACCCTCACGGCGATCGCTATCACCGTGACGGGCGTCTACACCGATAGCAGCGGTGATGGCATTGTAATGACGGCGACCGCGTTTGGCACGGTGGCAAGCTGGTTCCCCTACATTCTGACCGTTGCCGTGGCGCTCTTCGCCTTCTCCACGATCCTGAGCTACTACTACTACGGCAATCTCGCCGCTGAGTTCCTCTTTGGTCGTTCGACCTTTGTGAAGCGTGCCTTCCAGATCGTGTGGATTCTGGCCGTCATTCTTGGCTCTGCCGTGTCGATGGATGCTGTCATCAACTTCTCGGATGCCGTGTTCTTCCTCATGACGATCCCGAACCTTCTCGGCATCTACTTCCTCGCGAAGGTCGTGCGCTATGAAATCCTCCGCCACAAGGTGAAGCTCGAGACGGGCGCGATTGCGGTCGTGCATCCCGATCTCGCCGTGGGTATGGGCGATCACGAGCCTACGGAGGAGCAGGTGGCCGAGGCGCGTGCGCTCGAGGAGCAAGAGCAGGCGGATTACGAGGCTCTCAAGCAGCGCCTTGCGGATGATCCTGATTGGCCGCACCGCGAAGGCTGA